A genomic window from Prosthecobacter sp. SYSU 5D2 includes:
- the wrbA gene encoding NAD(P)H:quinone oxidoreductase, with protein MSKILVLYYSTYGHIETMAKAVAEGAGSVEGTEVSLKRVPETLSEEVIQKMGGKLDQSAPVATAAELPDYDAIIVGTPTRFGNMTAQMRAFWDQTGGLWVKGALIGKVGSVFTSTGTGGGNESTILTTLPTLLHHGMIFVGLPYSAPELTDISEVRGGSPYGAGTIAGADGSRQPSEKELSLARFQGKHVAEITAKLNR; from the coding sequence ATGTCCAAGATCCTCGTCCTTTATTATTCCACTTACGGTCACATCGAAACCATGGCCAAGGCCGTCGCCGAAGGCGCGGGTTCTGTGGAGGGAACGGAAGTCTCCCTCAAGCGCGTGCCCGAAACCCTGTCCGAAGAGGTCATCCAGAAAATGGGCGGCAAGCTGGACCAAAGCGCCCCCGTGGCCACGGCTGCTGAGCTGCCGGATTACGATGCCATCATCGTTGGCACACCCACACGTTTTGGAAACATGACCGCGCAGATGCGCGCCTTCTGGGATCAGACCGGCGGCCTGTGGGTGAAAGGCGCGCTGATTGGCAAGGTGGGCAGTGTTTTCACCAGCACCGGTACCGGCGGCGGCAATGAATCCACCATCCTGACCACTCTCCCCACGCTGCTGCATCACGGCATGATTTTCGTCGGCCTGCCCTACTCCGCCCCGGAACTGACGGACATCAGCGAGGTGCGCGGCGGCAGCCCTTACGGCGCAGGCACCATCGCCGGTGCAGATGGCTCGCGCCAGCCGAGTGAGAAGGAACTGTCGCTGGCCCGTTTCCAGGGCAAGCACGTCGCGGAAATCACCGCAAAGCTGAACCGCTGA
- a CDS encoding histidine phosphatase family protein, giving the protein MPITRLYLIRHGATVLTAEDRFAGSINVALADEGRHQAATLAARLQAFPVAAVYASPLDRTMETASILAAPHGLEVRPRDGLKEISHGHWEQMTRQEVEQQYPKEAAAWDEDPYTFAPEGGESGLAVTARALPALLDIVRHHEGQSVIVVSHKATIRLLLSSLLGFDPRRYRDNLDQDPAALNIVDFKDTVRARLMLFNDTSHYAEADLKKPDSAEARLSKWWTH; this is encoded by the coding sequence ATGCCCATCACCCGCCTTTACCTCATCCGCCACGGAGCCACCGTCCTGACAGCTGAAGACCGTTTTGCCGGGTCCATCAATGTGGCCCTGGCCGATGAAGGCCGGCATCAGGCCGCCACCTTGGCCGCACGCCTGCAGGCATTTCCCGTGGCCGCCGTCTATGCCTCCCCGCTGGACCGCACCATGGAGACCGCCAGCATCCTGGCCGCCCCGCATGGGCTGGAGGTGCGGCCACGCGACGGGCTGAAAGAGATCTCCCACGGCCACTGGGAGCAGATGACCCGCCAGGAGGTGGAGCAGCAGTATCCAAAGGAGGCTGCCGCCTGGGACGAGGACCCCTACACCTTCGCCCCGGAGGGCGGAGAAAGCGGCCTCGCCGTGACTGCCCGCGCACTTCCTGCCCTGCTGGACATCGTCCGCCATCACGAGGGCCAGTCCGTCATTGTCGTCTCGCACAAGGCCACCATCCGCCTGCTTCTAAGCTCCTTGTTAGGCTTTGATCCCCGCCGCTACCGGGACAACCTGGACCAAGACCCTGCCGCGCTGAACATTGTGGATTTCAAGGACACCGTGCGCGCCCGCCTCATGCTCTTTAACGACACCTCCCATTACGCCGAAGCCGACCTGAAAAAACCTGATTCCGCCGAAGCCCGCCTGTCCAAATGGTGGACGCACTGA
- the rpiB gene encoding ribose 5-phosphate isomerase B has translation MNIAIGSDHAGYRYKQAIIAHLQQAGHEVTDFGTHSEESTDYPKFIRPVAEAVAAGKHERGIVLGGSGNGEAIAANRVKGIRCGLCWNLESARLTRQHNDANVLSLGERMMDQDTALQIVNIFLSTPFEGGRHLARIQQLDA, from the coding sequence ATGAACATCGCCATCGGCTCCGACCACGCAGGCTATCGTTATAAACAGGCCATCATCGCCCACCTCCAGCAGGCAGGGCATGAGGTGACCGACTTTGGCACCCATTCCGAAGAATCTACCGACTACCCCAAATTCATCCGCCCCGTGGCTGAAGCCGTGGCCGCAGGCAAGCATGAGCGCGGCATCGTCCTTGGCGGTTCCGGCAATGGCGAGGCTATCGCCGCCAACCGGGTCAAAGGCATCCGCTGTGGCCTGTGCTGGAACCTGGAATCCGCCCGCCTCACCCGCCAGCACAATGACGCCAATGTCCTCTCACTGGGCGAGCGCATGATGGATCAGGACACCGCTTTGCAGATCGTGAACATCTTCCTCAGCACCCCTTTTGAAGGCGGCCGCCACCTCGCCCGCATCCAGCAACTGGACGCCTGA
- a CDS encoding YiiD C-terminal domain-containing protein, whose amino-acid sequence MNAALLKDTEAFLHQQIPITHAMGVQVHSYDGRHLVITAPLEPNHNHLGTAFGGSLSAIATLAGYTLLWLLLGDRSAHIVIRESSIRYRRPVTGAIRAVCQRPDEATLTTFKTQFEETGKARLRLQVRIEKDGQTCVEFDGEFVALK is encoded by the coding sequence ATGAACGCGGCGCTTCTCAAAGACACCGAAGCCTTCCTGCACCAGCAGATCCCCATCACCCACGCCATGGGCGTGCAGGTGCACAGCTACGATGGCCGGCATCTCGTCATCACCGCCCCGCTGGAGCCGAATCACAATCACCTTGGCACCGCCTTTGGCGGCAGCCTCAGCGCCATCGCCACGCTCGCCGGTTATACCCTCCTGTGGTTGCTGCTGGGCGACCGCTCCGCCCACATCGTGATCCGGGAAAGCAGCATTCGCTATCGCCGCCCCGTCACCGGGGCCATCCGCGCCGTTTGTCAGCGCCCCGACGAAGCCACACTCACCACCTTCAAAACCCAGTTTGAAGAAACCGGCAAAGCCCGCCTCCGCCTCCAGGTCCGCATCGAAAAGGATGGCCAGACCTGTGTCGAGTTCGATGGCGAATTCGTCGCCTTGAAATAA